In Panicum virgatum strain AP13 chromosome 4N, P.virgatum_v5, whole genome shotgun sequence, a single window of DNA contains:
- the LOC120670706 gene encoding protein CYTOKININ-RESPONSIVE GATA TRANSCRIPTION FACTOR 1-like, producing the protein MSAIYMSQLSTALPLMEGDHHQDHHHQGHFQAFTLPKDPPILFPFVISSSSSSASDSSLSYGSPEGHHLFRQQQHQAMLEPQHMIGGSSSASVFATPFPTVESIRDDMIEPSSFDPYDMGRLQMGGSLEAAGSWTPPAKMRITRKATADPGAAKKPRRKAQGYEDMLSMGGQPNLGVIRVCSDCNTTKTPLWRSGPCGPKSLCNACGIRQRKARRAMMASGGGSGPVPADGAKAATATPRDAMAARAHSKVKKEKRVDVERSLPFKKRCKVVQDQGGAAAAAAPPAAAHKAVPQPAAEVADDASQSSRDLGLLSWSRSPARPSSAASCSFRASPALPVQQDEITDAAMLLMTLSFGLVRSW; encoded by the exons ATGTCTGCCATCTACATGAGCCAGCTCTCCACTGCCCTCCCTCTCATGGAGGGAGATCACCACCAGGATCACCACCACCAAGGCCACTTCCAGGCCTTCACCCTCCCAAAGGATCCCCCGATCCTGTTCCCCTTTgtgatcagcagcagcagcagcagcgccagcgaCAGCAGCCTGAGCTATGGATCGCCAGAAGGCCATCACTTGttcaggcagcagcagcatcaggcTATGCTGGAGCCCCAGCAT ATGATCGGCGGATCATCGTCTGCGAGTGTCTTTGCGACGCCGTTCCCGACCGTGGAGAGTATCCGGGACGACATGATCGAGCCGTCCTCGTTCGATCCATACGATATGGGGAGGCTGCAGATGGGTGGATCACTTGAGGCTGCAGGCAGCTGGACGCCGCCGGCCAAGATGAGGATCACGAGGAAGGCGACCGCCGATCCCGGTGCGGCGAAGAAGCCCAGGAGGAAGGCACAAGGGTACGAGGACATGCTGAGCATGGGTGGGCAGCCTAATCTGGGTGTTATTAGGGTGTGCTCCGACTGCAACACCACCAAGACGCCCTTGTGGAGGAGTGGTCCTTGCGGCCCCAAG TCGCTCTGCAACGCGTGCGGCATCAGGCAGCGGAAGGCGCGGCGGGCGATGATGGCCTCTGGCGGCGGCTCCGGGCCAGTGCCGGCCGACGGCGCCAAGGCAGCCACTGCCACGCCCAGGGACGCCATGGCAGCACGAGCACACTCGAAggtgaagaaggagaagagagtGGACGTGGAACGGTCGCTGCCGTTCAAGAAACGGTGCAAGGTGGTCCAGGATcaaggtggcgccgccgccgccgccgcccctcctgccGCCGCTCACAAGGCCGTCCCCCAGCCCGCCGCCGAGGTTGCTGATGACGCCAGCCAGAGCAGCAGGGACCTTGGGCTCCTCAGCTGGAGCAGGAGCCCAGCTCGCCCATCTTCCGCTGCTTCCTGCAGTTTCCGGGCGTCGCCGGCCCTGCCTGTGCAGCAGGACGAGATCACGGATGCCGCCATGTTGCTCATGACGCTGTCCTTCGGGCTTGTCCGGAGCTGGTGA